From the genome of Methylomonas sp. UP202, one region includes:
- a CDS encoding urease subunit beta: MIPGEIFPADGDIELNAGRATVKVLVANSGDRPIQVGSHYHFYETNPALHFDRSVALGFRLDIPAGTAVRFEPGQQREVQLVAFAGERKVYGFRGEVMGALEKTA, translated from the coding sequence ATGATCCCTGGAGAAATCTTCCCCGCCGACGGCGACATCGAACTCAACGCCGGCCGCGCCACGGTCAAGGTCCTGGTTGCTAACAGCGGCGACCGGCCAATACAAGTTGGATCGCACTATCATTTTTACGAAACCAACCCGGCTCTGCATTTCGACCGTAGCGTGGCTTTGGGTTTTAGGTTGGATATTCCGGCAGGCACCGCCGTACGTTTCGAGCCGGGCCAGCAGCGCGAGGTGCAATTGGTGGCTTTTGCTGGCGAACGCAAAGTCTATGGTTTTAGAGGTGAGGTGATGGGCGCATTGGAGAAAACCGCATGA
- the ureA gene encoding urease subunit gamma, whose amino-acid sequence MQLTPREKDKLLLFTAALLAERRKARGLKLNYPEAVAYISAAIMEGARDGQSVAELMSYGRTLLSRDDVMDGVAEMIPDVQVEATFPDGTKLVTVHEPIV is encoded by the coding sequence ATGCAATTAACCCCAAGAGAAAAAGACAAGCTCCTCCTCTTCACTGCCGCCCTCCTCGCCGAGCGCCGCAAGGCCAGAGGCTTGAAACTCAACTACCCGGAAGCGGTGGCTTATATCTCCGCCGCGATCATGGAAGGCGCCCGCGATGGGCAAAGCGTGGCCGAGTTGATGAGTTACGGCCGAACGCTATTGAGCCGCGACGACGTGATGGACGGCGTGGCGGAAATGATTCCCGATGTGCAAGTGGAAGCGACGTTTCCCGACGGCACCAAATTGGTGACGGTGCATGAGCCGATTGTGTAG
- a CDS encoding type II toxin-antitoxin system prevent-host-death family antitoxin, which translates to MDAISYSAARANLAKTMDKVCADHAPIIITRKSESPVVMLSLEDYQAMEETAYLLRSPANARRLLESIAELESGQGTERDLSE; encoded by the coding sequence ATGGACGCCATCAGTTACAGCGCCGCTCGCGCCAATTTAGCCAAAACCATGGACAAGGTTTGCGCCGACCATGCCCCCATCATCATTACCCGCAAAAGCGAATCCCCGGTGGTGATGCTGTCTTTGGAAGACTATCAAGCCATGGAGGAAACCGCCTATTTATTACGCTCGCCAGCCAACGCTCGCCGCTTGCTGGAATCCATCGCCGAGCTGGAATCCGGCCAAGGCACGGAGCGCGACTTAAGCGAGTGA
- a CDS encoding Txe/YoeB family addiction module toxin translates to MKITFSSDAWDSYLYWQTTDKAILKRINQLIKEIQRQPFEGIGKPEPLKHGLSGYWSRRINDEHRIVYKVSGDTLLIAQLRFHYEY, encoded by the coding sequence GTGAAAATCACTTTTTCCTCCGACGCCTGGGATAGTTACCTTTACTGGCAAACCACCGACAAGGCCATTCTCAAACGTATCAACCAACTGATCAAGGAAATCCAGCGCCAGCCGTTCGAGGGCATCGGTAAGCCAGAACCTCTCAAACACGGTTTGTCCGGCTATTGGTCGCGGCGGATTAACGACGAGCATCGAATCGTTTATAAGGTTTCCGGGGATACTTTGTTGATTGCGCAGTTGCGGTTTCACTATGAGTATTGA
- a CDS encoding transposase has product MPNYRRAFIPGGTWFFTVNLLERKNNDLLIREIDLLRDTVRGVRKRYPFQIDAWVVLPDHMHAVWTLPPGDADFSKRWRLIKSGFSRTLPKTEYRSNVRKIAGERGIWQRHFWEHSIRDETDFERHVDYVHINPVKHGLVDRVLDWPYSSFHRYVENGVFPENWVGDLALEVEGDD; this is encoded by the coding sequence ATGCCCAATTACCGACGAGCCTTTATTCCGGGTGGCACATGGTTTTTTACGGTGAATTTGCTGGAGAGAAAAAATAACGATCTGCTGATTCGGGAAATCGATTTATTGCGAGACACGGTGCGAGGGGTGCGTAAGCGTTACCCTTTTCAAATCGACGCCTGGGTGGTATTGCCTGATCACATGCACGCGGTTTGGACCTTGCCGCCGGGTGATGCGGATTTCAGCAAGCGTTGGCGGTTGATCAAAAGCGGATTTTCGCGGACGTTACCGAAAACGGAGTATCGGTCCAATGTTCGGAAAATAGCTGGGGAACGTGGAATTTGGCAGCGACATTTTTGGGAGCATTCAATACGCGACGAAACAGATTTTGAACGCCATGTTGATTATGTACATATCAATCCGGTTAAACATGGCTTGGTTGATCGCGTTCTTGATTGGCCATATTCCAGTTTTCATCGGTATGTTGAAAACGGCGTTTTTCCCGAGAATTGGGTTGGCGATTTAGCATTAGAAGTCGAAGGGGATGATTAA